One Algibacter sp. L3A6 genomic region harbors:
- the mtaB gene encoding tRNA (N(6)-L-threonylcarbamoyladenosine(37)-C(2))-methylthiotransferase MtaB: MNKKVAFYTLGCKLNFSETSTIARNFDDEGFSRVDFSEKADIYVINTCSVTENADKRFKTIVKQAQKSNPDAFVAAVGCYAQLKPQELADVNGVDLVLGATEKFKITDYLNDLSKNDFGEVHSCEIEDADFYVGSYSIGDRTRAFLKVQDGCDYKCTYCTIPLARGISRSDTMEGVLKNARDISKQNIKEIVLTGVNIGDYGKGEFGNKKHEHTFLDLVTELDKVEGIERLRISSIEPNLLKNDTIDLVSKSRAFVPHFHIPLQSGSNEILKKMKRRYMRELYVDRVSKIKEVMPHACIGVDVIVGFPGETDEHFLETYNFLTELDISYLHVFTYSERDNTEAAEMDGIVPGNVRSKRSKMLRGLSVKKRRAFYESQLETTRTVLFESENKSGYIHGFTENYVKVKTPWNPELVNTLHAVNLTKIDDDGLVRFDFVKQDSVA, encoded by the coding sequence ATGAATAAAAAAGTCGCATTTTATACTTTAGGTTGTAAACTTAATTTTTCCGAAACATCAACTATAGCTAGAAACTTTGATGATGAGGGGTTTAGTCGCGTAGATTTTTCTGAAAAGGCAGATATTTACGTAATTAACACCTGTTCGGTAACCGAAAATGCAGACAAACGTTTCAAAACTATTGTTAAGCAAGCCCAAAAATCTAATCCAGATGCTTTTGTTGCTGCGGTAGGGTGTTATGCACAATTAAAACCTCAGGAACTAGCCGATGTAAACGGAGTAGACTTGGTGCTTGGAGCTACGGAGAAATTTAAAATAACAGATTATCTAAACGATTTATCTAAAAACGATTTTGGCGAAGTGCATTCTTGCGAAATCGAAGATGCCGATTTTTATGTAGGCTCTTATTCAATTGGAGATAGAACACGTGCTTTTCTGAAAGTTCAAGATGGTTGTGATTATAAATGTACATACTGCACTATTCCTTTAGCGCGCGGTATTTCTAGAAGTGATACTATGGAAGGCGTATTGAAAAACGCACGAGATATTTCAAAACAAAATATAAAAGAAATTGTTTTAACCGGTGTTAATATTGGTGATTACGGTAAGGGTGAATTTGGAAACAAAAAACACGAGCATACGTTTCTAGATTTAGTAACAGAATTAGATAAAGTAGAAGGTATCGAACGTTTGCGTATCTCGTCTATTGAACCTAATTTACTAAAGAATGATACCATTGATTTGGTTTCGAAATCTAGAGCTTTTGTACCACACTTTCATATTCCTCTACAATCTGGTAGTAATGAAATTCTTAAAAAAATGAAACGCCGTTACATGCGTGAACTTTATGTAGATCGTGTTTCTAAAATAAAAGAAGTTATGCCTCACGCCTGTATTGGTGTGGATGTTATTGTTGGGTTTCCGGGTGAAACTGATGAGCATTTTCTAGAAACTTATAATTTTTTAACCGAGTTAGATATTTCATATTTACACGTGTTTACATATTCGGAGCGCGATAATACCGAAGCTGCAGAAATGGACGGTATTGTACCCGGTAATGTACGTAGTAAACGTAGTAAAATGTTACGTGGTTTATCGGTTAAAAAGCGTCGTGCATTTTACGAAAGTCAATTAGAAACAACAAGAACTGTTTTGTTTGAAAGTGAAAATAAAAGCGGTTATATTCATGGTTTTACAGAAAATTATGTAAAAGTAAAAACGCCATGGAACCCAGAATTAGTAAATACTTTACATGCGGTAAATCTTACGAAAATTGATGATGATGGCTTAGTGCGTTTCGATTTTGTTAAGCAAGATAGCGTTGCTTAA
- a CDS encoding N-acetyltransferase, protein MVEAAELIDNDFLRQFEIKIDDQMAIIEYSLQERKIFLTKLFIPESITDENFSKDFLSAVFDQIAERNLSVMPTCPEIAKFVRSNRKYKRMLPVGVRI, encoded by the coding sequence ATGGTTGAAGCTGCTGAATTGATTGACAACGATTTTTTACGTCAATTTGAAATTAAAATCGATGACCAAATGGCCATAATCGAATATTCTCTACAAGAACGAAAGATTTTTTTAACAAAACTTTTTATTCCAGAAAGCATAACGGACGAAAATTTTAGTAAAGATTTTTTATCTGCTGTATTTGATCAAATAGCTGAACGCAACTTAAGCGTGATGCCTACTTGCCCAGAAATAGCAAAATTTGTTAGAAGCAACAGAAAGTACAAGCGCATGCTACCAGTAGGCGTAAGAATCTAA
- a CDS encoding alpha/beta hydrolase, producing the protein MHQELIHVYLMPGMAASPLIFENIKLPEETFQIHLLEWMIPVENESLSDYALRMTRHIKHNNIVLLGVSFGGVLVQEMAKHIKTRKLIIASSVKSMHELPKRMLLAKTTKAYKLVPTQLASNIDVFEKYAVGNVVKKRIELYQKYLSVNDSRYLSWAIEQMVCWGQEEAPKDIVHIHGDADGVFPIKNIKNCMVVKNGTHIAIINKYKWFNENLPKIILEN; encoded by the coding sequence ATGCATCAAGAGCTAATACATGTTTACCTCATGCCAGGAATGGCTGCTAGTCCGTTAATTTTTGAAAACATAAAATTACCAGAAGAAACCTTTCAAATTCATTTATTAGAATGGATGATACCCGTTGAAAATGAATCGCTTAGTGATTATGCTTTGCGAATGACTAGGCATATAAAACACAACAACATTGTTTTACTGGGCGTCTCTTTTGGAGGTGTTTTAGTACAAGAAATGGCTAAGCATATAAAAACGAGGAAATTAATTATAGCATCGAGTGTTAAATCTATGCACGAATTACCAAAGCGTATGCTGTTGGCTAAAACAACAAAGGCGTATAAGTTGGTGCCAACACAATTGGCTTCAAATATAGATGTGTTCGAAAAATATGCGGTAGGTAATGTGGTTAAAAAACGCATTGAGCTTTATCAAAAATACCTTTCGGTTAATGATAGTCGTTATTTATCTTGGGCTATAGAGCAAATGGTTTGTTGGGGGCAAGAAGAGGCTCCAAAAGATATAGTACATATCCATGGTGATGCCGATGGGGTTTTTCCTATTAAGAATATAAAAAACTGTATGGTTGTTAAAAACGGAACACATATTGCGATTATAAATAAGTATAAATGGTTTAACGAAAATTTACCAAAAATTATATTAGAAAATTAA
- a CDS encoding lytic transglycosylase domain-containing protein translates to MKIVQKTLALVGLLSLCALFINAFQEAPTDENFETKLINDYNVYALQVPEKLDFAGEPMPLDNPDILERMDRELLVNTYWQSNGLLMFKRSKKYFPIIEPILAKHGVPDDFKYLAVIESGLTNAVSPAGARGFWQIMPATGRENGLEVNNNVDERYNLEMATEVACRYLLRAKEQLGSWTLAAAAYNAGNAGVSRRLKEQNVSEYYDLLLGEETGRYMFRIVALKEILSNPDTYGFNFRDKDLYKPVPTYKVEVDTAVTDFTKFAENYGINYKILKLHNPWLREPHLNNRSRKQYYIDIPEEGYYN, encoded by the coding sequence ATGAAAATAGTACAGAAAACCTTAGCTTTAGTAGGCTTATTAAGCTTATGCGCCTTGTTTATTAATGCTTTTCAAGAAGCTCCTACCGATGAGAATTTTGAAACCAAATTAATAAACGATTATAATGTTTACGCGTTGCAAGTTCCAGAAAAATTAGATTTTGCAGGGGAGCCAATGCCACTTGATAATCCAGATATTTTAGAACGTATGGATAGAGAGTTGTTAGTAAACACGTATTGGCAATCTAATGGTTTATTAATGTTTAAGCGCTCTAAAAAGTACTTCCCAATTATAGAGCCTATTTTGGCAAAGCATGGTGTACCAGACGATTTTAAATATTTAGCTGTTATAGAAAGTGGTTTAACCAATGCCGTATCTCCAGCAGGGGCAAGAGGGTTTTGGCAAATTATGCCTGCAACAGGTAGAGAAAATGGTTTAGAAGTAAACAATAATGTTGATGAGCGTTACAATTTAGAAATGGCTACAGAAGTAGCCTGTAGATATTTGTTAAGAGCGAAAGAACAATTAGGATCTTGGACGTTAGCAGCTGCCGCTTATAATGCTGGAAATGCAGGTGTTTCTAGGCGTTTAAAAGAACAAAATGTAAGTGAGTATTACGATTTACTCTTAGGCGAAGAAACAGGGCGTTATATGTTTAGAATTGTAGCTTTAAAAGAAATTTTATCTAACCCAGACACATATGGTTTCAATTTTAGAGATAAAGATTTATACAAGCCTGTACCAACTTACAAAGTAGAGGTAGATACAGCAGTAACAGATTTTACTAAGTTTGCCGAAAACTATGGTATCAACTACAAAATATTAAAGTTACATAACCCTTGGTTACGTGAACCACACTTAAACAATAGATCTAGAAAGCAATATTATATCGATATTCCTGAAGAAGGATATTATAACTAG
- a CDS encoding DUF2892 domain-containing protein codes for MYNKIIKLIIAAGLIAFAVYQFTESNIGNGIMLILLSLIFIFLYFKNEFILLAFLKLRKQDFEGATKWLNKIKNPETALVKKQQGYYNYLHGIMVSQSNMNDAEKYFKKAISLGLSMDHDLAMAKLNLAGIAFSKRRKIEAQKLLTEATKLDKQGMLTDQIKMMKDNMKRAVGPTQHYGAGGSVRSQKRRG; via the coding sequence ATGTACAATAAAATTATAAAACTTATTATCGCTGCAGGTCTTATTGCTTTTGCAGTTTATCAATTTACTGAAAGTAATATAGGTAATGGCATTATGCTTATTTTACTATCGCTAATTTTCATTTTCTTATACTTTAAGAATGAATTTATTTTATTAGCCTTTTTAAAATTAAGAAAACAAGATTTTGAAGGTGCAACAAAATGGTTAAACAAAATCAAAAACCCAGAAACGGCGTTAGTAAAAAAACAACAAGGTTACTATAACTATTTGCATGGTATTATGGTATCGCAATCTAACATGAATGATGCTGAGAAATACTTTAAAAAAGCAATTTCTCTTGGTTTATCTATGGATCACGATTTAGCGATGGCTAAATTAAACTTGGCTGGTATTGCTTTTTCTAAACGAAGAAAAATAGAAGCTCAAAAATTACTTACTGAAGCAACAAAACTTGATAAACAAGGGATGTTAACCGACCAGATAAAAATGATGAAGGATAACATGAAACGTGCAGTTGGACCAACGCAACATTATGGTGCTGGAGGTTCTGTAAGATCTCAAAAACGTAGAGGATAA